One segment of Primulina tabacum isolate GXHZ01 chromosome 6, ASM2559414v2, whole genome shotgun sequence DNA contains the following:
- the LOC142549182 gene encoding L-ascorbate oxidase homolog: MRSINLFLTLIISVLSTNVFVVKSEDPYLFYTWNVNYATLSPLGVPQQVIHINGQFPGPKINCTSNNNIVVNVFNHLDEPLLFTWNGIQQRKNSWQDGTLGTNCPIQPGTNFTYHFQVKDQIGSYYYYPTTALHRAAGGYGPLNVHSRDLIPVPFDRPEDDYTVLVGDWYSKGHSNLKKLMDGGRSLGRPDGVIINGKSGKGDGKDEPMFDMIPGKVYRYRICNVGMKNSINARIQGHTMKLVEVEGSHTVQNVYDSLDVHLGQCYSVLVTADQSPKDYLFVASTRFTKTPLTAAATIRYVGGNGPAPTALPEAPVGWAWSLNQFRSLRWNLTASAARPNPQGSYHYGKINITRTIKFVNSAGSVDGKLRYAVNGVSHIDPETPVKLAEYFGIANKVFKYSLIGDEPLSVAGDKITVAPNVIQAIFRNFVEIIFENHEKSVQSWHLDGYSFFPVAIEPGRWTPEKRTKYNLIDAVSRHTIHVYPKSWAAVMTTLDNAGMWNLRSMVLERNYLGQQLFVSVLSPEHSLRDEYNMPDDTLLCGLVKNMPKPKPYSI; this comes from the exons ATGCGTAGCATTAACTTGTTTCTTACACTGATCATTTCCGTTCTTTCAACAAATGTTTTTGTTGTAAAATCTGAGGATCCTTACTTGTTCTACACTTGGAATGTCAATTATGCCACCCTCTCCCCTTTAGGTGTCCCTCAACAAGTCATTCATATCAATGGACAATTCCCAGGACCAAAGATCAACTGCACTTCCAACAACAACATTGTTGTTAATGTCTTCAACCACCTCGACGAGCCGTTGCTCTTCACTTGGAATGGCATTCAACAGAGGAAGAATTCATGGCAAGATGGAACATTAGGCACAAATTGCCCAATTCAGCCAGGTACAAATTTTACTTATCACTTTCAAGTCAAGGATCAGATAGGCAGCTACTATTACTACCCCACCACCGCCCTCCACCGTGCGGCAGGCGGCTACGGCCCCCTCAATGTGCATAGCCGTGACTTGATCCCGGTACCCTTTGATCGTCCTGAGGATGACTACACGGTGCTCGTAGGAGATTGGTACTCGAAAGGCCATTCCAACTTGAAGAAACTAATGGATGGAGGCCGGAGTCTTGGCCGGCCGGATGGGGTTATCATCAATGGAAAGAGTGGGAAAGGTGATGGAAAAGATGAGCCCATGTTCGATATGATCCCTGGGAAGGTATATAGATACAGAATATGTAATGTTGGGATGAAGAATTCCATTAATGCAAGGATTCAAGGCCATACAATGAAACTAGTGGAGGTTGAAGGATCACACACTGTGCAGAATGTGTATGATTCTCTTGATGTGCATTTAGGCCAATGCTACTCGGTGTTGGTCACTGCTGATCAATCACCTAAAGACTATCTCTTTGTGGCATCCACACGTTTTACAAAAACACCACTCACTGCCGCAGCGACAATCCGTTATGTTGGAGGAAATGGTCCAGCGCCAACCGCTCTGCCAGAGGCTCCAGTAGGATGGGCTTGGTCGTTGAACCAGTTCCGGTCCCTTCGTTGGAACTTGACAGCAAGTGCAGCTAGGCCTAATCCACAAGGGTCGTACCATTATGGAAAAATCAACATTACACGTACAATCAAATTTGTCAACTCTGCAGGATCAGTTGATGGAAAGTTGAGGTATGCTGTGAATGGAGTTTCACACATTGACCCAGAGACACCAGTGAAGTTGGCTGAGTACTTTGGGATTGCAAACAAAGTATTCAAATACAGTTTAATTGGTGATGAACCTCTATCTGTTGCTGGAGATAAAATCACCGTTGCTCCAAATGTGATCCAAGCAATTTTCAGAAACTTCGTTGAGATCATATTCGAAAACCATGAGAAAAGTGTTCAATCGTGGCACTTGGATGGCTATTCGTTCTTCCCTGTCGC GATTGAGCCTGGAAGATGGACACCAGAGAAAAGGACAAAGTACAATCTAATAGATGCTGTTAGCAGACACACAATTCATGTATATCCAAAAAGCTGGGCAGCAGTCATGACAACTTTGGACAATGCTGGAATGTGGAACTTGAGATCAATGGTGCTAGAAAGGAACTATTTGGGACAGCAACTTTTTGTAAGCGTGCTTTCACCAGAACACTCTCTTCGCGACGAATATAACATGCCAGATGACACTTTGCTCTGCGGACTGGTCAAGAACATGCCAAAACCAAAACCTTACAGTATATGA